In Anomaloglossus baeobatrachus isolate aAnoBae1 chromosome 6, aAnoBae1.hap1, whole genome shotgun sequence, the genomic stretch ACAACAATCTTGCCTTTATGGGAGTCAgattcacttaaacgttgcaataatAACATGTCAGGGCAGCAGTATCAGTCATAGGCAATATAAGATCAGCAGTTGTATAAGAAAagggaaacaaaacaaaacattcaCTATTTCTTGATCGCTAGCTCCTgagggcagactcctgcccccaggcaCTGTCCATGTGTGGGACATCCTCAAACACAATACCCCACCCGGTCACAGCAACAGCAAATCCTTTGGCAAACATTTGCAATTCTCCGTCAGGGGGTACACCGGGAACAATGTGTACAGTCTCGTTAAAGTCAGGATTACTGGGTAAACAAGTCTTTGCCTCCCGTCCTTTCTTGGAGGTATGGGGTTTCCTGCCAGCCTCCAGCAGCGGGGCTGACTTTCACGCACCTTTTTGGGCTCCACCCACAAAGGCACGTCTCCTCCTTTTCCCGCACTGGACAGTCAATGGTGGCCATCATTTTTTAACCAAACAGTCCATAAATCACATAGCAAAATCCGGTTCATGCCACCAGGTGAAAAGTTTTAAAGGCACGCAGTACCTGCGGGTGCAAACACGAGACCCTGCTCGCAGCACcaaatgtagtgccccacggggcctgaggggttacttgtcaccgggccagtaGTTTGGTGGGGttgctgctgtgactggcctgacccggctccgtggccccattGGCTACATGTAAAAAAAACAAGCGGGTGCAAGGTGTGTCCTCCTCAGTCTCATAGGCTCACCCGGTGGTCTCAGTTACTTCCAGTCTATCCGATTCTGGTTCCCTCCAGTCTGCCCGGTTCTATGAGTCCATGGTGTTCTGGTACTCTATCTCTCTTTCCCCTGGAATAGCTCTCAAACAATCATTCCAGCCGGCCCCCTTGAGGGGAGACATCCGTCGCGCCCCTCAGTGACCTGTCTCCTTCTGTGTCAAAGACTGTTCTCGCTCTGATTTTctgtctgctctttctcctcactCCTAGTGCCCCCACCCTCTGGTGACTCACCCTGACCAGGAATTCCCCACTGCCATGGTAACCATCTCTGCCCTAGTTTCAGTGTGAAAGAACCTGGTTTCCTGATTGTGAAACTTGATATGAACACAGGATGTTAAGTAGGTGTAAAGCTCCAAACAGCAGCGGTTAGCTCCCTCTTACTTGGATAAATACAGCATCCTAaatcagatgcagtaccctgtggtgactgaggcttcaggggcgccacactcgcaGCTGATGTAGGGGCAGCGAGTGGggctagtggacccactggaccacaggagtcCTGGGTTTACacttgggaggggcttaactaagcgcctaccATGAGGTGGATGCCAGGTACCATTCACAGGTCAgttacagcgactgtgacagcTGACCCACAGGACCGGTGACAGACTCAAGTACGGGCACAGGTATTGGCAGGTGCACTCAGGATGACTGTGACAGAGAGGCAGGTGGATACGGCCAGATATGGTGGACATGGCAAGGAAAGATAGGTATGAGAAGACAGGTACAgggtgatggacacagggataacaggacaagagctcaggaacctgacaactagctagcagactggtatactaaCTAACTGAGgaagttgcacaggcacctcccctaagggagtgtgccttaaatacacagtgcctctcagccattggctgagaggcatttctgaaAAGTGGCGCcgcggccctttaagaggagggcctgtGTATGCACGCGCCCTAAGCACACTCCTGGGAGACCTGAGCTGCATGGACAGGCCCCGGGAGGAAAAGGAGGCAGCAGTACACATGGATGACTGGGGAAGTGCAGGGGAGAATGCCACCCGGCCGGGGTGATGAGTAAGTCTGTGTTTCTGCAAAGATACCAGTGCTACAAACAGGCTGCTAGCAGAGACAACTTTACCTGAGAGAAGTAAAGTGGGATTGAGGCAAGTCAGATCCAGCGTTATGGCCAAATTCATAGTAGCTCAAGCAGGATATAAAGCATATAGCCTGCAAGGAGCAGTCGTTTCTTACCTGGGTAACTGACCACTCTGAGACTGCAGGATGGCTGGTtacctaggcaacgagctgtataCTATAAAATGCAAAATCCCTACTTACtgtgcaattttacccatttaagaaTTTCAGACAACTCTTTTATATAATTCTATAGTTTATTGTGACTAAATGCAATATATTCATAAAAATAaaatgctatatacagtatacatagaaATAAATAACACACCAATTTCTCAAAAACTTTAATACACTTAGGAGGTTATCTAGTTGGTTTTTTTTCAATAGTAAAGATtggtataaaatgaaaaatataagcAGCACTCGCTTGTTAAATTGCTTGGTAAGGCCACATTCAGATATGGTGTGAGGGTTGTTGCAGATTTTCCATGCAGAATCTGTAACCAAGTGTAGTTCTAAACCTTAGTATAAGAAAGGCCTAGATTTTCTATACTATAAACACTTTGGCCTCAATGAACAGTGTGCTAAACTACGATGAGCCAAATTCATTAAAAAGTatgcgcctcttaatgaatttggcgctcATTTCATCTGTTATATGCCAAAGCAAGAAATATATGTATTACATTTCTAGATGTTTGTAGAGTAAATCATGAATTTGTAGGATGCTCCACCATATCCACCTCCCCACAGCCCACTTTTCAAAAAGTTATCTaaggtcttgtgacatttctcttccatgtggggaCATTACTGACAGTATAAATCCTTAAGATGTTTTTttgttaaacaacacttttttataCTCAACTATTTGCTGGATACCTGTTTAACTCCTTAACAACATGGCACTGCACAAAACATTTGTGACATTTCAAACAGAGTTACTACAAATTTATGCTGAAAATATCTTGATGAATTGAGCTTTTTCTATATAGTATTTGCCTCAAAACAATAAGAAACATTTTTAAGTGTGTAAGATATGTGCTGACCCGGGAAGTTTTCCATTAGGATAGGTTCATGTACACTGGCATTGAGTTTATGCAGCCTTTTTAATCAGGGCATAGTATAACCCCTGTGCTCTTCTATACACACACCATGTTTTTCCCTGGAAGTAATCTATCTAGAAGAGGATACCTTCATATATACAGAACCTGTATCATGCCACAATATTTTTAGTTTCCCATAATTAGTCTTCTACATTTGGCACCTCTTTTGCAGACATATTACGGATCCATAAAAATGCTTCATTATACAGTCTGTATATGAGTCCTAAGGTCAAGCTAATTGTTTTTAGTGCCAAAGATGCAACCATTTTCAAGAAATAACTTTGTTTCTAAAACTGCTTAATTAGTCAGGGTATTTCTTTAAGAAGTTTGCAACAAACCAAcaagacttaatgacaaaatgtataattggtgaaggaaggttgaactagatggacctaggtcttttttcaacagaAGTAACTATGTAACTGACATAGAATATGTACGGCTGATTTATTACGGAGCGGTCCCCTGTGCACTACTATACAGGCCATATCAGATTCTGGTTATGTTCAGTGTTCAGCATAAATGGGTACAACCCAACAGACTTGTCAAAAAACCTTTAGTTTCCTTTCAAAATCAGCATTTTCTATTTTCTATTGAATACCACAGTAAATAAAATACTCAATACTCAAAAACATGGGCCATTGATATTAACAAAATTGGTTACTTTGCACAACAAAAAGAAAGTAAGTTTCTTGGCAAATGTATTAAAGACCATGTTGTAATAATGAGTACACCCCAATTAAAGTCTTAAGACCAAAGCCAAAGTTTAGGCGACAAAATTCTAATGAACAAGAATTCAACCAAAGAAAATTCCAATAATTCAGATTTTCTAGTTTttgcgttttcattttttcctcctgtttttccaagagccatatattttttatttttctatcactaTAGTCGTGTCACTCAGGGGTGGGCTGCCCCGGGAGTAGGGTACATGCAATCTCTGTGCAGCAGTGCATGTCAGCTGGATGTGCACATCAGTTGGAGGTCACACATCTGGCTCAAGTATGTACTGGGGTAGGTAGGCCACTCCACTTCCGGGGGCGGTTGCAACCGTTGCAACTGCAAtcgttgtttatatatatatatatatatatatatatacacagtgcacctCATTTGAAAAGTTTAATTTTAATACACAGTGCACCTCATTTGAAAAGTTTCATTTTAATTAATATCTCATTTAATATAAGAACAATTTTAAAACAATTAAAAAGACTGAATTTTATGGAACTTTTTTTTAACCTGTAACATGAAAGTAAtgttaatataactttcattacaaccTTTTCCGTTTCACCATgcgtgaattcacagatgtactgctctatattgaaaaagAAGATGCTACCATTTCTAAATGTACTTGGTAGATGtacacttttccaacatgacagtgGTAAAAAAACACACATCTGTTacatttctgaagaacagggtgatAATGACTCAGTGGcaaagtatgtctcctgatctgaagccAATCGAACAGCTATGGGGAATTTTGAAGGGAGAAGAAGTTGAGAATCACTCTCCATCTTGCATCCGGGTcttaaattaagaaataaaaaataaagaaaatgatcTTGCACTACTAGGTTTTACCTTATGATCCAGTGGTGATTGGATTACTGCTCAAGCCCTTTTTTTTGCTTTAAGGATATAAGGAGGTGCACGCTCCAAGGAAAGTCCAGTTCCAAGGAAATCCACAACAAAGACAGAAAGAGTGGCTCAAGTCCAAAGTCCATAAAACTTCAATTTATTTCAAAAGAATGTGTGCATAAAAAGGCAATGGCGAAGTCGGGTGCAGGCTTCCCCAGGACTACAGACGTTTCGTGCTGAGCATGCGCTTCTACGTGTATCAGTGTGAAACGGCCGTAGTCCTTGGAGAGCCCGCATCCCACCTCGCCATTGCCTTTTTATGCACACATTCTTGTCCAATAAATTGAAGTTTTATGGACTTTGGAGTCAAGCAAGTTTTAAATTAAGTTGATTTTGAAGAATGGAGAAAGATAGATGTGGCAATATgtcgccaacttgttcattccatgcctagaaggCTTGATGCTGTCCTTAAATATCATGTGGaggacacacaaaaaaaaatatatgtacacGCTTTTGTTGTGCAGTGTATTCAGTTTTGCATCAAATaacttgagtaaaactgaagatttgtaATAAAAGTTTTACCATAAAAGAATCACTCATCAaactttttatcctcttaatatattgcaatcatcatattatataacaCTGTGTACTTACAGTTTCTCATTTTGCCTTTATATCCAGTTAATTCTTCTGAACTATGTAGAAAGAGGAAGTTTCTTTTCCCAGCATGAGTCACTGCAAAAGTCCCTGGCTGTGAAACAAGGGGATAAACTGGGTCAAGTCAAAGAGAAGAGTGATTCATACAGGGACAAGATCCTTCATTTTTCTACATGGAGCAGAAAAaaagaagaatttactgggtagaaaggcaaaatgagcaattgtaagtatacCGTGGCATATTATATGATGATTACAATATATTAAAAAGATACaaattttgatgggagtgcttccttAACCTTACTTTCATATTATGTGTTAAAAGAATGTCATATGAAATTTAATCTTTGTCTACATTTTGTAAATTGTTCTTGTAGTCAGTAAAATATCGATTGAAAACTTACTTTTCAAAAGGGGTTTACTTATTCATGGTCAGAATTGTGTCTATTTTTCCGTAGAAGTAATATTTGTAGGAGGAAATACCATTGAATATGCAGTGAACAATGgagataatattttttttttattagtaaccCTCTACATTTGCAAACAAATTGCATCTCTGTGGTAGCACTATTACATATCCTAAAAAGCCTTATAATAAAGTCTTTATATAAGTCCTAGGTCAAAACTAATTGTTTTAGTGTCAAAGACATAATCATTTGTTTTTAGTGTCAAAGACATAATCATTTTCAACAATTACCTTTGTAAAATGCCTTTGAGGACAATCAACATtagaaaaatgtttttcttttgccACGCTCTCAAAGTACCTTTCCTCTCAGTAGAAGACCCAAAAGAACTATATGTGCAACCTGTGCACACATATTGGGACCTTGTAGGTAATTGGGCCCACTGAAACCCTAGAAGAAACTGAGCAAGTGAAAGAATTAAGCAAGTGAAGTTAAGAGCTCACAATCACTGATACATTTCTTTTAGAGGTACGATTTTGGTATTTACTAAAAATTGAGATTATGTGGCCGTGGCGGGTGATGTCGATGCGAAACTCACACAAgtgactcacaagtgtgactccggccttaagccTGGCTGCTTTGCTTCTGGTTTTGCATTTGACAGAGGTGAACAAGGGGCAGTTGATTACTCATTTCCATAGCTAGCCCACTTCTTTCTATGCCCCAGTTGTGGCAAAGGAAGGTGGTTTAAAACAAGTGGTCAGATGGTCCTCTTTACACATTGCTTTGGTCCTGTGCAGCCAAAGTAAATGCTGAAGTACTAGAGCAGAAGCAAACCTAAAATTACAGTGGCTACCAAAAGACCATGTTATACTCTTCTTAGATAATGCATCATGCCCAAAATGATATAAACTTAAAAACCTTTTGGTAATATGTTTttactgcaaagaaaaaaaaatctaaacagcTAAGTGCAGTTATGCTCAGACATATTTCATTGACATAGAAGCATTCCTTTGCATGGGACACATAGTAGATCTTTAACATATGGAAAGGAAAGAAACATATTATCATCACCAAAATAAAGAAGAGACTTTTAAGTTGGACCCAGGTTTCCTGATGGGTGAGAATAGGTCTCTTGACTTGTTTTACGACCTTAACAATGATAAACATCTGTACCACCATAAGACAAGAAACCACTGAGAATATGAGGACCGAGGAAATATAGTTCACTATAACCACAGCTTGGCTCTGAAATGCATCATGAAATTGGAAACACTCTGTTTCATTGAAGTTAGCAGATTTACCATATTGTGTGAAAACCGAGGGTAGGATTATAATGGATATAATTATCCACGTTGCTCCACTGACTCCTAATGAGTGGAGTGTCCTGTAAAACTCAATTTTGTCTTTTTTCTTAAAGAAGCTGATGTATCTCATGGAGAGCATGATGACATAAAATATAAACGAAACATAAATATGGATGTGTGTCATAGCGCTTACAATTCTGCAGAAGATAAGTCCATAGCTCCATCTCTTCTGGACATAATACGCAATGCGAAAAGGTACAGAAATAAGAAAAATCCCGTGGACCACCAACAGGTTGATGACTGATGTGGTTGTCACAGACAGTCTATTTGTGCCGATTATCAAGAAGATCATAAGACTCGTTCCTATTATTCCTCCAATAAAAATTACTATATACATTGTAATCAGAATGGGATGTGCAACACCAGGGTCTATAAAGCAAGATGTTTGGTTCAATTCTTCTTCCATATTGTTTTTGTTCTTAAAGTAGTTAAAAAAATGTTCCAAGAAACCAGAACAAGATGCTGACTGATTGAATTTTATTCTGAAATGGGCTTCACATGTGCTTCATAACATAAATTTGGATTACAATCTTCTATTTTCTTTAACTTATGTTATTTTCTTGCTATGAGTAACAGTTGATTCTACTTCATGGGATCACATGGACTTTGCCCATTGTCCTTGAGTTATCTTAAATGATTCTTTTTTGGGGGTCTTCCGTCTACTCCTCCTAAAGATCAAATAGGAATGAAATTGTTACATCAGTTGCAAAAAGTTCAGTTGGAGAATCATAGACTTTGAGGCCATGTGAGGATCCATCTTCAAAATGTGTACCTACCTGACCAAAAATAGGAAATTGGCAAGTATGTCGCACAGATTAGCAATACACTTGGGGGAACAGTGGTCTGGTGCTCCAGTGCCTGGCACAAAGCTCAAGCACATACATATTTCTAAGACACTACATGATGTTTTTGTTAATGAAAATGCATCATAGAAAAACAGGAGTGGATGACATGTCAGACTGCCATGGAATAGGTTAGAGTGCAGCCTGATGGTAAAGAAGCAGCTCAGCTCTTTTGCATTTTAACATGACAACATGTCTTATGGGTGTAAAAGGGGTTGTCGGAGACTATAAcaatgatggcctatctttagaatAGTAATATAAAAATATTGATcagcagcacatccactaggtgtgaacaggtgcatgctgaaaattcaacaaagttacacaaatgtgtacagcagcactctgaaaagctaaaatatgtaaacatgaaatataggaattttggcactgcattactgctattggaaaaaatgagatacttggtttaTAAACTGACCAATTCGTGTTAGCCCGACAGCCAAAGACAAGGCATATCTCTCTTTGTCGGGACCCTATCctatgctggtcagtctttttatattacagtagtattccatttttttctgactgagcactccgcccttcaGCCAGAGCATTTTCATTTAGCTGGATCCTTCCTGCCCATTACCTGTAGGTTTTTTTTTACCTGTATAGAGGCGTATTAGGATAGGGCCCCGACAAAGAGAGGTATGCCTTGTCATTGGCTGTCGGGCTTGcccaaattggccaatttgtaaaccaagtatctgATTTTTTCCAATACCAGTAATGCAGTGCCCAAATTCATATAGTCAATATTTaaatattttagcttttcagagtgctgctgtacatatttttagAACTTTAGAATATATCATCAATGACTAATCAGTGGAGGTGTGATAGCTtgcacccagtggcgtaactagagtttgatgggccctggtgaaaAGTTTAGACCtggcccccccctccacatacaccgacacatgCAGTCCTTGATAATGACACTAACAGTCggagtatgggataatgacgctgacacttggctcttaccctcagcacccaggttccccatgatctgaaatccctctttcagcacgcagctttcctatgttctgatatccatcttgtcttcggcacccagctttcccatggtctgctatacatctttcactcagTACCCatgtttcccatatcagagcatgggaaagctgtgtgctgagagatgtatagcagagcatgggaaagctgggttctgagggaaagagcctttttccctcagaacaaaacattcccatcccatgcttgtatctttgtcccctctcatatatagttctccaaatactataatggcccccacatagccttccatatagtataaagggacccacataacccttcatatattagaatgcacgtccatagttctccatgtattataatgcatttcccatagttctccttgtattataattcaccccatagtactccatttattatactgcaccacatagtcctccatatattataatgcacccccatagtcctccatgtataaagtagccctcatagaccTCCAATTATTATagtgaatttcccatagttctccatgtattataattcactccatagttcttcatatattataattcactccatagttcttcatagattatactgcaccacatagtccttcatattttataatgcacccccatagtccatgtataaggtagcctccatagtcctccatatattataatgtagcccacatagtcctatatgtattataatgcagcctcataaaccttcatattgtattgtgCAGCCCCAtacgcctccatgtataatgcacccctatattacatgtataaggtgtccttcattttgtattatgcagccccatactcctccatgtagaatgcacccctatagtccatgtataaggtgtccttcatgttgtataatgcatacccatagaccttcatgtataatgcagccccatagacctccatatataatgcagcctcatagacctccatgtataatgcagcctcatagacctccatgcatgtataatgcacctctatagtccatgtataaggtgtccttcatgtttattatgcagccacaTAGGGGGGTTTCTTGGGTGCCTCACtccacaagtcaggtatatattaTTGAGCTTTGTAGAGGAGGTTTGCTTTTCTTTGCACATATTGCTTACTGTAGTCTCTCTGCTTTCCATATGCTTATGCCAGCCATTAGAATACTCTTTTTGATACTTATTTTTCCTGATGTTACTATGAGTACCATATATAGTGCCTACATATGTGTAAGGCTCTATGGAAATCTGAAAGTTTTGCTTTAAGTGGGAATCTTTGTAATATACCCTCCTTCAGCagtaacaaaaacattttttggggCTGTCTTGTGGAGTAAGGCTGCCACCTGCTGGCCGTCAACTTTTTAATAATTATTTGTAATTTTAAAATTgttgttaaattttttttttttactatttgaaCATGTCATGGTACAAATTCTTTTCTTtttacctccatgtatcatgccgcCAGCccgcccaggcctccatgtatcatgcagccagcccccccaggcctccatggatcatgcagccagcccccccaggcctccatgtatcatgcagccagccccccaggcctccatgtatcatgcagccagcccccccaggcctccatgtatcatgcagccagccccccccagacctccatggatcatgcagccagcccccccaggcctccatggatcatgcagccagcccccccaggcctccatggatcatgcagccagcccccccaggcctccatggatcatgcagccagcccccccaggcctccatgtatcatgcagccagccccaccaggcctccatgtatcatgcagccagccccaccaggcctccatgtatcatgcagccagccccaccaggcctccatgtatcatgcagccagccccctcaggcttccatgtatcatgcagccagcccccccaggcctctatgcATCATGCAGCCCCTTcaagcctccatgtatcatgcagcccccccaagcctccatgtatcatgcatcaccccagacctctggccaccgtgtactcactgatttataaaaataaaaaaaaattaaaaacaactcACTTCTttcctccttccaccgctgctttgtcctcacctctctcctgatTCCCCCGCTGCTTCAGTCAGCGTCCTCCcaccctgcgctctgtgctctcagcacagcagtcgcacaggagtgatgtcaccacgcaggcacagagggagaatgataaaGCATGGAGCGGTATGGACCGCTCgttgctttatcattgctgtgtgcaaTGATGGTGTACGGGGGCCCGATgccgccaccgctgacaccgggcaggggggcccggtgtcagcggaggCGGTACTGGGTCATATAGCGGCTGTGGGGTCTacgacagaacagcgcagctcgtctctcacagaaaggagctggctgctgatctgcagggcggccgcgggcccctaacctgccgggtCTCAATGGCGACCGCTACCACCTCAGTAGTTATGCCCCTGTTTGcactcccactgatcagctgttcctggtgccaATGGTAAATGGAACTTCACAGGTGCAGAGCAGTACAGCACATCTCTATCAGCGGAATAGTggccgcagccaggtactgcacatctgcccacTAATGATTCAAATAAAGGGTGGATATGCAGTATCCAGCTGTGGCCAATAAACGGTTTATCGAGATGAGATGTGCAGATCTAAAACTGAGCAGTTGCAGTCGCCAGCTATGAGAGCAGCTGATTACCAGATATGTTGGGTGTCATACCactctgatcagacattgatgacctatcctaaggaaagaccATTATCGTTAAAGTCCCAGACAACAAATTTAAAGCCACACTCCTCAAAAATGAAATTAAAACTTCATGAAGGAAAAGTTGTaaaattatgaaaatcacaggtTCAAGAGTCCAGTTTAATGATATTGCAATGATGAAAAAATAGAATCAAATTTTTCAAAACATCtatatttattcagtattgaggaTCAACGCAGCTGAATGCATTTGAGCAATGAAATTATCAAGATATGCTGCTGGCAGTGTCATTTGAAATTGCTGACTAATGAAGTCCCAGATATGCTCAATAGCAGATAAGGCTGCAGAAGCTGAAAGCCATGGCAGCATGTTTTGGACATGAAGGCTTTCAACAGTAGCAAAAGCAACATGTAGCCTGGCATTGTGGTTTTGAA encodes the following:
- the LOC142243943 gene encoding putative G-protein coupled receptor 141, with the translated sequence MEEELNQTSCFIDPGVAHPILITMYIVIFIGGIIGTSLMIFLIIGTNRLSVTTTSVINLLVVHGIFLISVPFRIAYYVQKRWSYGLIFCRIVSAMTHIHIYVSFIFYVIMLSMRYISFFKKKDKIEFYRTLHSLGVSGATWIIISIIILPSVFTQYGKSANFNETECFQFHDAFQSQAVVIVNYISSVLIFSVVSCLMVVQMFIIVKVVKQVKRPILTHQETWVQLKSLFFILVMIICFFPFHMLKIYYVSHAKECFYVNEICLSITALSCLDFFFFAVKTYYQKVFKFISFWA